In Pseudomonas sp. PDM14, a genomic segment contains:
- a CDS encoding TonB-dependent receptor has protein sequence MSRPLASRRTLSLAVRAAIFSLALGGAAQPLFAAETGASSEQRNYSIAPGPLGRSLATFASEAGVSLSFDPALTDGLQSPGLQGRYSSVDGLNRLLGGNRLQLQLRGDGSYTLVPLADGAGALEVPSSLVSSSAAVGDLPQEFAGGQVARGGRLGLLGNTDIMDAPFSITSYTAQTIRDQQARSIADVLANEPSAQIGSARTNLNEDFSLRGFPVASADVAINGMYGLAPHFRVPVEMAERIEVVKGPSAMLNGMAPSGAIGGAVNLVTKRADVEPLARVGVSYLSDSVLGSEVDLGRRFGESNEFGVRFNGAYRDGDTAVDDQSQEGRLASLGLDYAGERLRLSADYIYQREDIDNVVRQFGLAAAVTNIPEAPDNDLNYPGYGQSEMQDRILIVRGEYDLNDWLTAYAGYGDRRSEMDALAGNVTLLNNAGDFASSPAWQVFDVSSHSAEAGLRSAFSTGAVQHSLSFGATRVVQHADIFFDFSSFGGLRFSNLYNPVDSSTPSTDGIDKHAEKYTAATLTSYALADTLSFDDGRFEVTLGVRQQQVEAQNYNMNVGTPVDGGYDESELTPLVGVVFKPWENISLYANYIEGLSQGETAPLTGVSNPGEMLAPYVSKQREVGIKGEWSGFGATLAAFQIERPSSVVENGQFTDGGEQRNRGLELSLFGEVTEGVRVLGGGTYTQAKLTKTQNGANDGSDAIGVPRQQFNLGGEWDLGALPGLSLTARTIYTGEQYADQANNLTLPDWVRVDVGARYSFESLGKPVVVRANLDNLFDEDYWGTSTAGYLYLGAGRTLQLSASVDF, from the coding sequence ATGTCTCGTCCGCTCGCTTCCCGCCGTACCCTGTCGCTGGCCGTGCGTGCCGCCATCTTCTCGCTGGCGCTGGGTGGTGCCGCCCAGCCGTTGTTCGCTGCCGAAACCGGGGCCAGCAGCGAGCAGCGCAACTACAGCATCGCTCCCGGCCCGCTGGGGCGCAGCCTGGCCACTTTCGCCAGCGAGGCCGGCGTGTCGCTGTCGTTCGACCCGGCGCTCACCGATGGCCTGCAGAGCCCCGGTTTGCAGGGGCGCTACTCGTCGGTCGACGGGCTCAACCGCCTGCTCGGTGGCAACCGCCTGCAATTGCAGTTGCGCGGGGACGGCAGCTACACCCTGGTGCCGCTGGCCGATGGGGCTGGCGCGCTGGAGGTGCCATCGTCGCTGGTGAGCAGCAGTGCCGCGGTCGGCGATCTGCCGCAAGAATTCGCCGGTGGCCAGGTGGCGCGCGGTGGCCGCCTCGGTCTGCTTGGCAACACCGACATCATGGATGCACCGTTCAGCATCACCAGCTACACCGCCCAGACCATCCGCGACCAGCAGGCACGCAGCATCGCCGATGTGCTGGCCAACGAGCCGTCGGCGCAGATCGGCAGCGCGCGCACCAACCTCAACGAGGACTTCTCCCTGCGCGGCTTCCCGGTGGCCAGCGCCGACGTGGCGATCAATGGCATGTACGGCCTGGCGCCGCACTTCCGCGTGCCGGTGGAAATGGCCGAGCGCATCGAGGTGGTCAAGGGGCCGAGCGCGATGCTTAACGGCATGGCACCGAGCGGCGCCATCGGCGGGGCGGTCAACCTGGTGACCAAGCGCGCCGACGTCGAGCCGCTGGCACGTGTCGGGGTCAGCTACCTGTCCGACTCGGTGCTGGGCAGCGAAGTCGACCTCGGCCGGCGTTTCGGTGAAAGCAATGAATTCGGCGTGCGCTTCAACGGCGCCTACCGTGATGGCGACACCGCGGTCGACGATCAGTCGCAGGAAGGTCGTCTCGCTTCCCTCGGCCTGGACTACGCCGGCGAGCGCCTGCGCCTGTCCGCCGACTACATCTACCAGCGCGAGGACATCGACAACGTGGTTCGCCAGTTCGGCCTGGCGGCAGCCGTCACCAATATTCCCGAGGCTCCGGACAACGACCTCAACTACCCCGGGTATGGCCAGTCGGAAATGCAGGACCGCATCCTCATCGTCCGCGGCGAATACGACCTCAACGACTGGCTGACCGCCTACGCCGGCTACGGCGACCGCCGCAGCGAGATGGACGCACTGGCCGGTAACGTCACGCTGCTGAACAACGCCGGCGACTTCGCCTCGAGCCCGGCCTGGCAGGTCTTCGACGTGTCCTCGCACTCCGCCGAAGCCGGCCTGCGCAGCGCATTCAGCACGGGGGCCGTGCAGCACAGCCTGAGCTTCGGGGCGACGCGCGTGGTGCAACACGCGGACATCTTCTTCGACTTTTCCTCGTTTGGCGGGCTGCGCTTTTCCAACCTGTACAACCCGGTCGACAGCAGCACGCCGAGCACTGACGGCATCGACAAGCACGCCGAGAAGTACACGGCGGCCACCCTCACCAGCTATGCCCTGGCCGATACCCTGTCGTTCGACGACGGTCGCTTCGAGGTGACGCTCGGCGTTCGCCAGCAGCAGGTCGAGGCGCAGAACTACAACATGAACGTCGGCACCCCGGTCGATGGGGGGTATGACGAGAGCGAGCTAACCCCGTTGGTCGGCGTGGTGTTCAAGCCGTGGGAAAACATCTCCCTATACGCCAACTACATCGAAGGCCTGAGCCAGGGCGAAACCGCACCGCTCACCGGCGTCAGCAACCCCGGCGAGATGCTCGCACCCTATGTCTCCAAGCAGAGGGAAGTGGGCATCAAGGGCGAATGGAGCGGCTTCGGCGCCACCCTGGCTGCGTTCCAGATCGAGCGCCCCAGCAGCGTGGTCGAGAACGGCCAGTTCACCGATGGTGGCGAACAGCGCAACCGCGGGCTGGAGCTGAGCCTGTTCGGTGAAGTTACCGAGGGCGTGCGTGTGCTCGGCGGCGGCACCTACACCCAGGCCAAACTGACCAAGACACAGAACGGCGCCAACGACGGCAGCGATGCCATCGGTGTGCCGCGCCAGCAGTTCAACCTCGGCGGCGAGTGGGATCTCGGCGCGTTGCCTGGCCTGAGCCTGACCGCGCGGACCATCTACACAGGCGAGCAGTACGCCGATCAGGCCAACAACCTGACCCTGCCGGACTGGGTGCG
- a CDS encoding sigma-70 family RNA polymerase sigma factor, whose translation MSSADTSLHDAVHQLYQSNHAWLYGWLRKRLGCADNAADLAQDTFARILASRRVLEAREPRAYLTTVAKGLLINWYRRQSLERAYLDALADLPEELAPSLEQRLIILETLHEIDSLLANLPEPVRRAFLLSQIDGLTYPAIAEVLGVSLGSVKRYMQQAFRQCLELMA comes from the coding sequence ATGTCATCAGCCGATACGTCCCTGCACGATGCCGTGCACCAGCTTTACCAGAGCAACCACGCCTGGCTGTACGGCTGGCTGCGCAAGCGCCTCGGCTGTGCCGACAACGCCGCGGACCTGGCGCAGGACACCTTCGCCCGTATCCTCGCCTCGCGGCGGGTGCTGGAAGCCCGCGAGCCGCGCGCCTACCTGACCACCGTGGCCAAGGGCCTGCTGATCAACTGGTACCGCCGGCAATCCCTCGAGCGAGCCTACCTCGACGCCCTGGCCGACCTGCCGGAAGAGCTGGCGCCGTCGCTGGAGCAGCGCCTGATCATTCTGGAAACCCTGCACGAGATCGATTCCCTGCTGGCGAATCTGCCCGAGCCGGTGCGGCGTGCCTTCCTGTTGTCGCAGATCGATGGCCTGACCTACCCGGCCATCGCCGAAGTGCTCGGGGTATCCCTGGGCTCGGTGAAGCGCTACATGCAGCAGGCGTTCCGCCAGTGCCTGGAGCTTATGGCATGA
- a CDS encoding FecR domain-containing protein: protein MNRVHDVPVGSAILDEAAAWLMQLHSGESSEADRIACAQWRQRSPEHARAWERAERLLARLGGLPPELAGPALGRAPDASRRRALKQLGLLLAATPVVWAGWQGASREWLADRRTAVGEQHVLDLPDGSRLTLNTASAVDLRFGVEQRLVALLQGEILVEAPTAASPLLQVSTEQGLLSTRSARFSVRQDDGRTRLAVLDGAVQVQPLQGAPLLVQAGQGSVFDAAGRATRTLADAGAVAWTRGMLMADRMPLAEFAAELARYRRGIVRCDPQVAGLLISGAYPLLNRERTLAMLQATYPVRVSALTGYWITLSAAA from the coding sequence ATGAACCGCGTTCACGACGTGCCCGTGGGCAGTGCGATTCTTGACGAAGCCGCCGCCTGGCTGATGCAGCTGCACTCCGGGGAAAGCAGCGAGGCCGACCGCATCGCCTGTGCCCAGTGGCGTCAGCGCAGCCCCGAGCATGCGCGCGCCTGGGAGCGCGCCGAGCGCCTGCTGGCGCGCCTCGGTGGCCTGCCGCCCGAGCTGGCCGGCCCGGCGTTGGGGCGTGCGCCCGACGCCAGCCGGCGGCGTGCGCTCAAGCAACTCGGCCTGCTGCTGGCGGCCACGCCAGTGGTCTGGGCCGGCTGGCAGGGCGCGTCGCGCGAGTGGCTGGCCGATCGCCGTACCGCTGTCGGCGAGCAGCACGTACTGGACCTGCCGGACGGCAGCCGGCTGACGCTGAATACCGCCAGCGCGGTCGACCTCCGCTTCGGCGTCGAGCAGCGCCTGGTGGCGCTGCTGCAGGGCGAGATCCTCGTCGAGGCGCCCACTGCCGCTTCGCCGCTGTTGCAGGTGAGCACCGAGCAGGGCCTGCTCAGCACCCGCTCCGCGCGTTTCAGCGTGCGCCAGGATGACGGACGCACGCGACTCGCGGTACTCGACGGGGCGGTGCAGGTGCAGCCGCTGCAGGGCGCACCGCTACTGGTACAGGCCGGCCAGGGCAGTGTCTTCGACGCCGCCGGGCGGGCCACGCGCACGCTGGCCGATGCCGGCGCGGTGGCCTGGACGCGCGGCATGCTGATGGCCGATCGCATGCCGCTGGCCGAGTTCGCCGCCGAGCTGGCGCGTTATCGTCGGGGCATCGTGCGCTGCGATCCGCAGGTGGCCGGGCTGCTGATTTCCGGTGCCTACCCGCTGCTGAATCGCGAGCGCACCCTGGCCATGCTGCAGGCGACCTACCCGGTACGCGTGAGTGCCCTGACCGGCTACTGGATCACCCTCAGCGCGGCCGCCTGA
- the thiI gene encoding tRNA uracil 4-sulfurtransferase ThiI — protein MKLIVKVFPEITIKSRPVRKHFIRQLGKNIRTVLRDLDPDLRVDGVWDNLEVETALSEPRVLQEMIARLTCTPGIAHFLEINEYPLGDFDDVLEKCKRHYADQLPGKIFSVRCKRAGKHSFSSMDVERYVGSQLRQQCGAAGIALKNPDVEVRIEIRDQRLFVIHHQHDAIGGYPLGSLEQTLVLMSGGFDSTVAAYQMMRRGLLTHFCFFNLGGRAHELGVMEVAHYLWKKYGSSHRVLFISVPFEEVVGEILGKVDNSQMGVVLKRMMLRAATRIAEDLRIDALVTGEAISQVSSQTLPNLSVIDSATDMLVLRPLIASHKQDIIDTAYEIGTAEFAKHMPEYCGVISVNPTTKAKKPRIEHEETRFDMAILDRALERATRMTVDRVIDELGEDLPVEIVAEAMPGQIVIDIRHPDDSEDAPLALAGIEVQTLPFYAINSRFKELDANRQYLLYCDRGVMSRLHAHHLLSEGHANVRVYRPG, from the coding sequence ATGAAACTCATCGTCAAAGTCTTCCCTGAAATCACCATCAAGAGCCGGCCGGTGCGCAAGCATTTCATCCGCCAGCTGGGGAAGAACATCCGCACCGTGCTGCGTGATCTGGATCCCGACCTGCGGGTGGACGGTGTGTGGGACAACCTCGAGGTGGAGACCGCGCTCAGCGAACCCAGAGTGCTGCAGGAGATGATCGCGCGGCTGACCTGCACGCCCGGCATCGCGCACTTCCTGGAAATCAACGAATACCCGCTGGGTGATTTCGACGACGTGCTGGAGAAGTGCAAGCGTCACTACGCCGACCAGCTGCCGGGCAAGATCTTCTCCGTACGCTGCAAGCGCGCCGGCAAGCACAGCTTCAGTTCGATGGACGTCGAACGCTACGTCGGCAGCCAGCTGCGCCAGCAGTGTGGCGCCGCCGGCATCGCCCTGAAGAACCCCGATGTGGAAGTGCGCATCGAGATTCGCGATCAGCGCCTGTTCGTCATTCACCACCAGCACGACGCCATCGGCGGCTATCCGCTGGGCTCGCTGGAGCAGACCCTGGTGCTGATGTCCGGCGGTTTCGACTCCACCGTCGCTGCCTATCAGATGATGCGCCGCGGCCTGCTCACCCACTTCTGCTTCTTCAACCTGGGCGGGCGAGCGCATGAGCTGGGCGTGATGGAAGTCGCCCACTACCTGTGGAAGAAATACGGCAGCTCGCACCGCGTGCTGTTCATCAGCGTGCCGTTCGAGGAAGTGGTCGGCGAAATCCTCGGCAAGGTCGACAACAGCCAGATGGGCGTGGTGCTCAAGCGCATGATGCTGCGTGCCGCGACCCGCATCGCCGAGGACCTGCGCATCGATGCCCTGGTCACCGGCGAGGCGATCTCCCAGGTGTCCAGCCAGACCCTGCCGAACCTCTCGGTGATCGATTCGGCCACCGACATGCTGGTGCTGCGTCCGCTGATCGCCAGCCACAAGCAGGACATCATCGACACCGCCTACGAAATCGGCACCGCCGAGTTCGCCAAGCACATGCCCGAATACTGCGGCGTGATTTCGGTGAACCCGACCACGAAGGCCAAGAAACCGCGCATCGAGCATGAAGAGACCCGCTTCGACATGGCCATCCTCGACCGCGCCCTGGAGCGCGCCACGCGGATGACCGTTGATCGAGTGATCGACGAACTCGGTGAGGACCTTCCGGTCGAGATCGTTGCCGAAGCGATGCCGGGGCAGATCGTCATCGATATTCGTCACCCCGACGACAGCGAAGACGCGCCGCTGGCACTGGCGGGCATCGAGGTCCAGACTCTGCCGTTCTACGCGATCAACAGTCGCTTCAAGGAGCTGGATGCCAACCGCCAGTACCTGCTGTATTGCGACCGAGGCGTGATGAGTCGCCTACATGCTCACCATCTGCTCAGCGAGGGGCATGCCAATGTGCGCGTCTACCGTCCGGGCTAG
- the typA gene encoding translational GTPase TypA — MIENLRNIAIIAHVDHGKTTLVDALLRQSGTLERNELNDERVMDSNDQEKERGITILAKNTAIKWSDYRINIVDTPGHADFGGEVERVMSMVDSVLLVVDAQDGPMPQTRFVTKKAFEAGLRPIVVINKIDRPGARPDWVMDQIFDLFDNLGATDEQLDFQVVYASALNGIAGLDHENMAEDLTPLYQAIVDHVPAPNVDLDGPFQMQISALDYNSFLGIIGVGRIARGKIKPNTPVVAIDVDGKKRNGRILKLMGHHGLHRVDVEEATAGDIVCVSGMDQLFISDTLCDINNVEAMKPLTVDEPTVSMTFQVNDSPFCGKEGKFVTSRNIKERLDKELLYNVALRVEEGESADKFKVSGRGELHLSVLIETMRREGFEMGVGRPEVIIREVDGVKQEPFENVTIDIPEESQGKVMEEMGLRKGDLTNMSPDGKGRVRLEYNIPARGLIGFRNQFLTLTNGAGILTSIFDRYDTVKAGTMSGRQNGVLVSIDTGKALTYSLETLQARGKLFVEHGQEIYNGQIVGLNSRDNDLGVNPTKGKKLDNMRASGKDETIALVPPVRFTLEQALEFIQDDELCEVTPKSIRLRKKILDEGERTRAAKKAKV, encoded by the coding sequence GTGATCGAAAATCTCCGTAACATCGCCATCATCGCCCACGTTGACCATGGCAAAACCACCCTCGTCGACGCCTTGCTGCGTCAGTCCGGCACCCTGGAACGTAACGAGCTCAACGACGAGCGCGTGATGGACTCCAACGACCAGGAAAAAGAGCGCGGCATCACCATTCTGGCGAAGAACACCGCTATCAAGTGGAGCGACTACCGCATCAACATCGTCGACACCCCCGGCCACGCCGACTTCGGTGGCGAAGTTGAGCGCGTGATGTCGATGGTCGACTCCGTACTGCTGGTGGTCGACGCCCAGGACGGCCCGATGCCGCAAACCCGTTTCGTGACCAAGAAGGCCTTCGAAGCCGGCCTGCGTCCGATCGTGGTGATCAACAAGATCGACCGTCCGGGCGCGCGCCCGGACTGGGTCATGGACCAGATCTTCGACCTGTTCGACAACCTCGGTGCTACCGATGAGCAGCTCGACTTCCAGGTCGTCTACGCCAGCGCCCTGAACGGCATCGCCGGCCTTGATCACGAGAACATGGCTGAAGACCTGACCCCGCTGTACCAGGCCATCGTCGACCACGTACCGGCGCCGAACGTCGATCTCGACGGCCCGTTCCAGATGCAGATTTCCGCACTGGACTACAACAGCTTCCTCGGCATCATCGGCGTGGGCCGTATCGCCCGCGGCAAGATCAAGCCGAACACCCCGGTGGTGGCCATCGACGTCGATGGCAAGAAGCGTAACGGCCGTATCCTCAAGCTGATGGGCCACCACGGCCTGCACCGCGTCGACGTTGAAGAAGCCACCGCGGGTGACATCGTCTGCGTCAGCGGTATGGATCAGCTGTTCATCTCCGACACCCTGTGCGACATCAACAACGTCGAAGCCATGAAGCCGCTGACCGTCGACGAGCCGACCGTATCGATGACCTTCCAGGTCAACGATTCGCCGTTCTGCGGTAAAGAAGGCAAGTTCGTCACCAGCCGCAACATCAAGGAGCGTCTGGACAAGGAGCTGCTGTACAACGTGGCCCTGCGCGTTGAAGAAGGCGAAAGCGCCGACAAGTTCAAGGTCTCCGGCCGTGGTGAGCTGCACCTCTCGGTACTGATCGAAACCATGCGTCGCGAAGGCTTCGAAATGGGTGTTGGCCGTCCGGAAGTGATCATCCGTGAAGTTGACGGCGTCAAGCAGGAGCCGTTCGAGAACGTCACCATCGACATTCCTGAAGAATCCCAGGGCAAGGTCATGGAAGAGATGGGCCTGCGCAAGGGCGACCTGACCAACATGTCGCCGGACGGTAAAGGCCGCGTGCGTCTGGAATACAACATCCCGGCGCGTGGTCTGATCGGTTTCCGTAACCAGTTCCTGACCCTGACCAACGGCGCTGGCATCCTGACCTCGATCTTCGACCGTTACGACACTGTGAAGGCCGGCACCATGTCGGGCCGTCAGAATGGCGTACTGGTATCGATCGACACCGGCAAGGCGCTGACCTACTCCCTGGAAACTCTGCAGGCGCGCGGCAAGCTGTTCGTCGAGCACGGCCAGGAAATCTACAACGGTCAGATCGTCGGTCTGAACAGCCGCGACAACGACCTGGGCGTCAACCCGACCAAAGGCAAGAAGCTCGACAACATGCGCGCTTCGGGTAAAGACGAAACCATCGCCCTGGTTCCGCCGGTTCGCTTCACCCTGGAACAGGCTCTGGAGTTCATCCAGGACGACGAGCTCTGCGAAGTGACGCCGAAGTCGATCCGTCTGCGCAAGAAGATCCTCGACGAAGGCGAACGCACCCGCGCAGCCAAGAAAGCCAAGGTCTGA